The following nucleotide sequence is from Flavobacterium sp. N1736.
GCAATAATACGAATAAAATTTAATCATACAATAGTATTTTATAAAAAGAAAATATATTTTTGTAAAACAATTTTACACCATGATACAACGAATTCAAACCGTATATTTAATTCTTACCTTTGTAGTAACAGGGGTTTTATTGTTTTTTATTCCGCTTTGGACATTAAATACCGGAAAAGCTTTCTATTTTATGCAAGACCAGGTTTATACTATTATTTTAGGTTTAAGCACGATGCTTACCGTTATTAGTATTATTTCATACAAAAAAAGACAAAATCAGTTTGTAATGGGCAGGCTGAACATAATATTAAATTTAATTTTATTAGGATTATTTGTATACCGATCACTAAATTTATCTGGAGAGACTGTTAACGCAGTTTCTGAGAAAGGTATTGGGATGTTTCTTCCGATTGTTGCTATCGTATTATTAGTGTTAGCTAATAAGGCCATCAAGAAAGACGAAGATCTCGTAAAATCTGTAGATCGTTTGAGGTAAACCTATAAACTTAATTTATGTGCGAAGAGAACCCGGATTTTATAATTCGGGTTTTTTTGTGTCCAAAATTTTCTTCAATTCTTCCCGAACTCCCAAAAAACAAGCGCTAAAGAGTTAATTTGTAAGATAAATTTCATAAGTTTGATTTCTCAGACTCAAAAACAATCATGAAACATAAAATAAGGATACACCTTGCTGATGATCACCAAGTGCTTATCGATGGACTTACCAATTTATTGCGTACTGTTTCTGACTTTGAAGTGGTAGGGAATTCATTAGACGGAACATCAATTTATGAAGATGTATTACACAATAAAACAGATATTTTATTATTGGATATCAGCATGCCTGCAAAAGACGGAATTGAAGTTTTGAAGGAATTTAATGAAAAAGGATTTCCATGCAAAGTAATTATTCTTTCC
It contains:
- a CDS encoding DUF4293 domain-containing protein, with protein sequence MIQRIQTVYLILTFVVTGVLLFFIPLWTLNTGKAFYFMQDQVYTIILGLSTMLTVISIISYKKRQNQFVMGRLNIILNLILLGLFVYRSLNLSGETVNAVSEKGIGMFLPIVAIVLLVLANKAIKKDEDLVKSVDRLR